One Littorina saxatilis isolate snail1 linkage group LG1, US_GU_Lsax_2.0, whole genome shotgun sequence genomic window carries:
- the LOC138964954 gene encoding mitochondrial calcium uniporter regulator 1-like isoform X1, translating into MPVPMTSSNHFSPLSFISVPRVPSLFCVFPLHFLSNLVRSVLRLLFVVFCVLVFPDEASISENSYGVLSRSCIDFEFGKSVTVDARRVDPTTVKQVYYFDSLSIVKSLETKGFSREQAEGLAESWTEIINTTLDHQSRHMITKKQQEITVQQLMAEIVSVKKDMVLLQKSEFSQLRSETEKMAIELDSLRKSFVDEVNKLKGHVTLDINLERGRSVEAHATNAGKLLQLDSKMDTDIANLKTTFEQYRNDVLKFAGGTVLACATLCMGIIRLWY; encoded by the exons atgcctgtgcccatgacatcatccaaccacttctctcccctttcattcatttccgttcctagagttccttcccttttttgcgtgtttcccctccattttctttcaaaccttgttcgttccgtgttgcgtctgctttttgttgtcttctgtgttcttgtttttcctgatgaagcttccatcagcgaaaattcgtacggcgtcttgtctcgttcttgtattg ATTTCGAATTCGGAAAATCTGTAACAGTGGATGCAAGGCGTGTAGACCCTACAACAGTCAAACAGGTTTACTACTTTGACTCACTCAGCATTGTGAAGTCACTAGAGACAAAAG GTTTCAGTCGAGAGCAGGCTGAAGGGTTGGCTGAATCATGGACAGAGATCATCAACACCACATTAGATCATCAGTCTCGACATATGATCACAAAGAAACAACAG GAGATAACAGTGCAACAGTTAATGGCTGAGATTGTGTCTGTGAAGAAAGACATGGTGTTATTGCAAAAGAGTGAATTTTCTCAATTGCGGTCTGAGACAGAG AAAATGGCGATAGAACTTGACAGCCTGAGGAAATCATTTGTAGATGAGGTCAACAAACTAAAAGGGCACGTTACGCTTGACATCAATCTGGAAAGAGGTCGATCAGTGGAGGCT CATGCCACCAATGCAGGGAAGCTTCTACAACTCGACAGCAAAATGGACACAGATATTGCAAATCTCAAGACAACATTTGAACAGTATCGTAATGATGTTCTGAAGTTTGCTGGCG GGACGGTGTTGGCATGTGCTACGCTATGCATGGGTATCATCCGATTATGGTACTAA
- the LOC138965025 gene encoding inositol monophosphatase 1-like, whose protein sequence is MPVEVLDHQLREYYTVALEVARKAGEVIKDAFKKEKTIDTKSSAADLVTVTDQAVEKMAFAFLKEKYPSHKFIGEETTAETGEKLQLTDDPTWIIDPIDGTTNFVHSIPEVCFSLGITVNKEPIIGVVYLPVLDQMYTAQKGQGAFLNGEKLKSSGQTDLKKAVVICEGGSSRDPDIVEKKLTNIHRLVTASHGIRSYGSAAANLCRVAQGAGDAYAEYGIHIWDFVAGMLIASEAGAVVKDPSGSEVDLMSRRVLAAATPSLATQLSDLLIHLDMGRD, encoded by the exons ATGCCGGTTGAAGTACTTGATCATCAGTTGCGGGAATATTATACTGTCGCGCTTGAAGTTGCGAGGAAGGCTGGAGAG GTCATCAAAGATGCTTTCAAGAAAGAGAAGACGATTGACACCAAGTCCAGTGCTGCAGACCTTGTCACCGTCACTGACCAGGCAGTAGAGAAGATGGCCTTTGCTTTCCTCAAGGAAAAATATCCTAGCCACAA ATTTATAGGTGAGGAAACAACAGCAGAGACTGGAGAGAAGCTCCAGTTGACTGACGATCCTACCTGGATTATTGACCCTATAGATGGCACTACCAACTTTGTGCACAG TATTCCTGAGGTGTGCTTTTCCCTTGGCATCACAGTCAACAAAGAG CCTATAATTGGAGTGGTGTACTTGCCAGTGCTGGACCAGATGTACACAGCACAGAAGGGGCAAGGGGCTTTTCTAAATGGAGAGAAACTTAAATCAAGTGGCCAGACGG ATCTGAAGAAGGCAGTGGTGATTTGTGAGGGTGGAAGTTCTCGTGATCCTGATATCGTGGAGAAAAAGCTGACCAACATACATCGTCTTGTGACAGCATCTCATGG GATTCGTTCGTATGGGTCAGCTGCAGCCAACCTGTGTCGGGTGGCCCAGGGAGCAGGAGACGCCTATGCAGAATACGGTATCCACATCTGGGACTTTGTGGCAGGAATGCTGATAGCAAGTGAAGCAGGTGCTGTTGTGAAAGACCCCTCTG GTTCTGAAGTGGATTTGATGAGCAGACGTGTGCTAGCAGCGGCCACACCTTCTCTGGCAACGCAGCTGTCTGATTTGTTGATACATTTGGATATGGGCCGAGACTGA
- the LOC138964954 gene encoding mitochondrial calcium uniporter regulator 1-like isoform X2, which translates to MAASGALRHRILQLIQNSRIISRALSIQQYGQKMDESFGEAVKPKTLEPAEQTPSSSTDFEFGKSVTVDARRVDPTTVKQVYYFDSLSIVKSLETKGFSREQAEGLAESWTEIINTTLDHQSRHMITKKQQEITVQQLMAEIVSVKKDMVLLQKSEFSQLRSETEKMAIELDSLRKSFVDEVNKLKGHVTLDINLERGRSVEAHATNAGKLLQLDSKMDTDIANLKTTFEQYRNDVLKFAGGTVLACATLCMGIIRLWY; encoded by the exons ATGGCCGCATCTGGTGCATTACGGCATCGAATTCTCCAGCTTATTCAAAACTCGAGGATAATATCGCGAGCTCTAAGCATACAACAGTATGGTCAAAAAATGGATGAGAGTTTTGGAGAAGCTGTCAAACCTAAAACTCTCGAGCCAGCCGAACAAACGCCTTCTAGTTCAACAG ATTTCGAATTCGGAAAATCTGTAACAGTGGATGCAAGGCGTGTAGACCCTACAACAGTCAAACAGGTTTACTACTTTGACTCACTCAGCATTGTGAAGTCACTAGAGACAAAAG GTTTCAGTCGAGAGCAGGCTGAAGGGTTGGCTGAATCATGGACAGAGATCATCAACACCACATTAGATCATCAGTCTCGACATATGATCACAAAGAAACAACAG GAGATAACAGTGCAACAGTTAATGGCTGAGATTGTGTCTGTGAAGAAAGACATGGTGTTATTGCAAAAGAGTGAATTTTCTCAATTGCGGTCTGAGACAGAG AAAATGGCGATAGAACTTGACAGCCTGAGGAAATCATTTGTAGATGAGGTCAACAAACTAAAAGGGCACGTTACGCTTGACATCAATCTGGAAAGAGGTCGATCAGTGGAGGCT CATGCCACCAATGCAGGGAAGCTTCTACAACTCGACAGCAAAATGGACACAGATATTGCAAATCTCAAGACAACATTTGAACAGTATCGTAATGATGTTCTGAAGTTTGCTGGCG GGACGGTGTTGGCATGTGCTACGCTATGCATGGGTATCATCCGATTATGGTACTAA
- the LOC138964954 gene encoding mitochondrial calcium uniporter regulator 1-like isoform X3, whose amino-acid sequence MSSATKTTHQSDFEFGKSVTVDARRVDPTTVKQVYYFDSLSIVKSLETKGFSREQAEGLAESWTEIINTTLDHQSRHMITKKQQEITVQQLMAEIVSVKKDMVLLQKSEFSQLRSETEKMAIELDSLRKSFVDEVNKLKGHVTLDINLERGRSVEAHATNAGKLLQLDSKMDTDIANLKTTFEQYRNDVLKFAGGTVLACATLCMGIIRLWY is encoded by the exons atgtcgtctgctactaaGACCACACATCAATCAG ATTTCGAATTCGGAAAATCTGTAACAGTGGATGCAAGGCGTGTAGACCCTACAACAGTCAAACAGGTTTACTACTTTGACTCACTCAGCATTGTGAAGTCACTAGAGACAAAAG GTTTCAGTCGAGAGCAGGCTGAAGGGTTGGCTGAATCATGGACAGAGATCATCAACACCACATTAGATCATCAGTCTCGACATATGATCACAAAGAAACAACAG GAGATAACAGTGCAACAGTTAATGGCTGAGATTGTGTCTGTGAAGAAAGACATGGTGTTATTGCAAAAGAGTGAATTTTCTCAATTGCGGTCTGAGACAGAG AAAATGGCGATAGAACTTGACAGCCTGAGGAAATCATTTGTAGATGAGGTCAACAAACTAAAAGGGCACGTTACGCTTGACATCAATCTGGAAAGAGGTCGATCAGTGGAGGCT CATGCCACCAATGCAGGGAAGCTTCTACAACTCGACAGCAAAATGGACACAGATATTGCAAATCTCAAGACAACATTTGAACAGTATCGTAATGATGTTCTGAAGTTTGCTGGCG GGACGGTGTTGGCATGTGCTACGCTATGCATGGGTATCATCCGATTATGGTACTAA
- the LOC138964968 gene encoding uncharacterized protein: MAEDVEEKRTLATEVNLEELMEVVTSYKCRFCDFTCSGVPEMSEHLQKTHVVGNAVKAPPPEPEVAVEDSEGELKSNNTLEPELACEEEDENQSESQGSDEVPALLSNLGLAPIAGPGSPSLVGQPSLPDPKVLTNQVRSVAKNLSIMASSPQDLSLFSLTSGAGTQSLPITSLQLTGPLMTTSTAIDTISVPVLDTTKDLGTGPASIAPITRELFLCGVCSMGFISVDECKYHMEKEHNAPVETASVSDTVVDKYEQRVSVGTQATGKRPGRKRKSEMPPPVSSPLARKVKEEEEDNDEDWLPGRGLSSGTRDGRQRRKIRTPKALKEDYVIEKKRKYRKRRMVIKESYTLSCSYLGCSTKFRCQESLDIHLDCHNKEDDAFTCPHCFTIFDVWKPLRIHLWRSHNVDCDMFQCDLCEYKTDTLHKLGVHREIHSDNRPYTCDVCGKGFKQLSQMKNHQIIHAEHQRSGRDSWFSNKTCDVCKRSFANSKCLKKHVEAVHGQNKPFKCQYCGHTTAWKAMLILHERTHTGEKPFKCDVCPYATGDHNSLRRHKMRHTGQRQYKCQLCAYTCIQTISLKTHMRNKHPNAQGVVYMCQLCKFRTINKQIYDNHMEDHRNGLIPEAKDAVSLAQQPTLAAASQQPALAAVPALPADQVVGTTAPAPEGSVLYQLQVKKMYTGELHANKEDIDKLNTIYEVVHCGMDANQLIYSALHIGSQNQIGGLTYSAQLATGIQCTVSPTVPPGKAVMTSYLITFCALSGSESQPETSDQSTMVYQTLTEQGVSMVEAANQDESSQPSSQEVEQEGEAVMSLAEVSQTQNGGQVSHILYTQVPQVIDTNATIEEEQTFHSQPNANFQVMQVAEENIAPADKGVNSGDKRVVVSEAGHIVEGMEGVLLTEGGQSIVVMEGGQVVKGMLVMAAHDGDQTEVNATVVEDEGHQSDVGGVGDGTVAELEEERGDADSVSDGTSRAEMVYQKDGDDYSVQVTLLEVTDDVAGEEQS; this comes from the exons ATGGCTGAAGATGTAGAAGAGAAGAGGACACTGGCCACAGAGGTCAACCTTGAAGAACTGATGGAGGTGGTCACATCTTACAAGTGTCGCTTCTGTGACTTCACCTGCTCTGGTGTACCTGAAATGTCAGAACATTTGCAAAAAACACATGTGGTTGGAAATGCTGTTAAAGCACCTCCTCCAGAACCAGAAGTTGCTGTTGAAGACTCAGAGGGTGAGCTGAAATCCAACAACACCCTAGAACCTGAGCTTGCctgtgaagaagaagatgaaaatCAGAGTGAGAGTCAGGGAAGCGATGAAGTGCCAGCCTTGTTATCTAACCTTGGGTTGGCGCCAATCGCAGGTCCCGGCAGTCCCAGTCTGGTTGGGCAGCCATCGCTTCCAGACCCCAAAGTTCTGACCAACCAGGTGCGTTCTGTGGCCAAAAATCTGTCAATTATGGCCAGCAGCCCTCAGGACCTTAGTCTCTTTTCCCTGACCTCTGGTGCAGGAACACAGAGTCTGCCCATCACCAGTCTTCAGCTGACCGGTCCTTTGATGACCACATCCACAGCAATAGACACcatttctgttcctgttttggACACCACCAAAGATCTGGGGACTGGGCCGGCCTCCATTGCACCCATCACCCGGGAGCTGTtcttgtgtggtgtgtgtagcATGGGCTTTATCTCTGTTGATGAGTGCAAATACCACATGGAGAAAGAGCACAACGCCCCGGTAGAGACTGCCAGTGTGTCGGACACTGTTGTTGATAAGTACGAACAGCGGGTCAGCGTTGGCACACAAGCGACAGGAAAGCGGCCCGGTCGAAAGCGCAAGTCAGAAATGCCTCCACCGGTATCTTCCCCACTAGCAAGGAAAGtgaaagaagaggaggaggataaCGATGAAGACTGGCTTCCTGGCAGGGGTCTCTCTTCAGGCACAAGGGATGGCAGGCAACGCCGAAAAATCCGCACGCCCAAAGCTTTGAAAGAAGATTATGTCATTGAAAAGAAGCGCAAATACAGAAAGCGGCGGATG GTGATAAAAGAGAGCTATACGCTGTCTTGCAGCTACCTGGGCTGTTCAACCAAATTCCGCTGCCAGGAATCATTGGACATTCACCTGGACTGCCACAACAAAGAGGATGATGCCTTCACCTGTCCCCACTGTTTCACCATCTTTGATGTTTGGAAGCCCCTGCGTATACATCTGTGGCGCAGTCACAACGTTGACTGTGACATGTTCCAA TGTGATCTGTGTGAATACAAGACGGACACGCTTCATAAGCTTGGAGTTCATAGAGAAATCCACAGCGACAACCGTCCCTACACCTGTGATGTCTGTGGCAAGGGTTTCAAGCAGCTCAGCCAGATGAAAAATCACCAGATCATTCATGCAGAACACCAACGGTCAGGTCGGGACTCATGGTTCTCCAACAAGACGTGCGATGTGTGCAAGCGATCCTTTGCCAACAGCAAGTGCCTGAAGAAGCACGTGGAGGCGGTGCATGGACAGAACAAGCCCTTCAAGTGTCAGTACTGCGGTCACACCACAGCCTGGAAAGCTATGCTGATCCTGCATGAAAGAACCCACACTGGGGAGAAACCCTTCAA ATGTGATGTGTGCCCTTATGCCACGGGCGACCACAACTCCCTGAGGAGACACAAGATGAGACACACGGGGCAGCGCCAGTACAAGTGCCAGCTGTGTGCTTACACTTGCATCCAGACCATCtccctcaaaacacacatgcgCAACAAGCATCCTAACGCACAGGGTGTCGTCTACATGTGCCAGCTGTGCAAGTTCCGCACCATCAACAAGCAGATCTATGACAATCACATGGAGGATCACCGGAATGGTCTCATACCTGAAGCAAAAGATGCAGTCTCCCTTGCCCAGCAGCCCACACTGGCTGCAGCGTCTCAGCAGCCTGCATTGGCTGCAGTCCCTGCACTGCCTGCTGACCAGGTGGTGGGCACCACAGCTCCCGCACCAGAAGGGTCTGTGTTGTATCAGCTGCAGGTCAAGAAGATGTACACAGGGGAGCTGCATGCAAACAAAGAAGACATCGACAAACTCAACACCATTTATGAAGTGGTGCATTGTGGGATGGATGCCAACCAGCTCATCTACTCAGCACTTCACATCGGCAGTCAGAATCAGATAGGGGGTCTGACTTACTCTGCACAGCTTGCCACTGGAATCCAGTGCACCGTTTCTCCTACCGTGCCACCTGGCAAAGCTGTGATGACTTCCTACCTCATCACATTTTGTGCCTTATCAGGTAGTGAGTCTCAGCCAGAGACGAGTGACCAATCCACTATGGTCTATCAGACTTTGACTGAGCAAGGGGTATCGATGGTGGAGGCAGCCAATCAAGATGAGTCTTCCCAGCCAAGCAGCCAAGAGGTGGAGCAGGAGGGTGAGGCAGTGATGTCACTGGCTGAGGTTTCCCAGACTCAGAATGGGGGGCAAGTGTCACACATCTTATACACACAGGTGCCACAAGTGATCGATACCAATGCGACTATTGAAGAGGAACAGACTTTTCATAGTCAGCCCAACGCCAACTTCCAAGTGATGCAGGTAGCTGAGGAAAATATAGCTCCTGCTGACAAAGGTGTAAACAGTGGTGACAAAAGGGTGGTGGTGTCAGAGGCGGGGCATATAGTGGAGGGGATGGAGGGGGTGCTGCTGACAGAGGGTGGGCAAAGCATCGTGGTGATGGAGGGGGGGCAGGTGGTGAAGGGCATGCTGGTCATGGCTGCCCATGACGGAGATCAGACGGAGGTCAACGCTACTGTGGTTGAGGATGAAGGACACCAGAGtgatgttggtggtgttggtgatGGCACAGTAGCAGAACTTGAAGAAGAGCGTGGAGATGCTGACAGTGTCAGCGATGGCACCAGCCGGGCTGAAATGGTCTACCAGAAGGACGGGGATGATTATTCAGTGCAGGTCACCTTGTTGGAAGTAACTGATGATGTGGCCGGTGAGGAGCAAAGCTGA